Proteins from a genomic interval of Hoplias malabaricus isolate fHopMal1 chromosome 13, fHopMal1.hap1, whole genome shotgun sequence:
- the rcvrna gene encoding recoverin a, translating to MGNSKSSALSKEILEDLKLNTKYSEAELCAWYTTFLKECPSGRITKEQFEGIYASFFPNADPTAYARHVFRSFDLNADGTLDFKEYIIALHLTSSGKTLHKLEWAFALYDVDGNGTISKNEVQDIVKAIFNMISVEDQQKLPEDENTPEKRADKIWNFFQKKDNDKIAEGEFIQGVMDNKEILRLIQFDEPKKIQDKLKEKKQ from the exons ATGGGCAACAGCAAGAGCAGCGCTCTGTCCAAGGAGATTCTGGAGGACCTAAAATTGAACACCAAATACTCTGAGGCTGAACTCTGTGCCTGGTATACCACCTTCCTTAAGGAGTGCCCCAGTGGGCGCATTACCAAGGAACAGTTTGAGGGAATCTATGCCAGCTTCTTCCCCAATGCCGATCCCACTGCCTATGCACGCCATGTTTTCCGCAGCTTTGACCTCAACGCAGACGGCACTCTGGACTTTAAGGAATACATTATTGCCCTGCATCTCACTTCCTCAGGCAAAACCTTACACAAACTGGAGTGGGCTTTTGCTCTGTATGATGTTGACGGCAATGGAACCATCAGCAAAAATGAGGTCCAGGACATTGTGAAG GCAATATTCAATATGATATCTGTTGAGGATCAGCAAAAACTCCCTGAGGATGAGAACACACCAGAAAAGCGGGCAGACAAAATATGGAACTTTTTCCAAAAGAAAGACAATG ATAAGATTGCGGAAGGAGAGTTCATTCAGGGAGTGATGGACAACAAAGAAATCTTGAGGTTAATACAGTTTGACGAGCCAAAGAAGATTCAGGACAAACTGAAGGAAAAGAAGCAGTAA